In the Natrinema sp. CBA1119 genome, CGGGGCGGGGCCCGGCCGAGGTTTCCGAGAGCCCGAGTTTCGCGCGGAACAGCCGCTGTCCGTCACGTTCGACGATGACGAGAAAGTCGCCACCGGTTTCGTGACAGAAGATGGTATCGACCTGCTGGACCTGCTTCGACACGACAGTGAGTAGTAGCGTGGCGTACTTGAGCGATTCGGACTCGAGCGAGTCGATCCCGGGTCGGCCCGAACGCGCGCCGCCTCGCGGAGTTCGACCGAGCGCTCGCCTAGAAGTCGCCGTTGACGATATCGCTGACTTCCTGCGGGTCGTACAGTTGCTCGTCGATGCTGTAGAGCTGTTCGGCCAACCGCTGAGTGGCGACGAGGTTGATGATCGGGCCCTGATAGAACGGGACGGTCTTGTAGACGTTGTCGTTCTGGACGGCCGTCAGTTTCTGCCCGGCGTTGTGACTTTGTATCGGTTCGAGGAAGTTCTGCTGGAACTCCTCCTCGCTGAGGTATTGCTCGGTGCGAAGCAGGATGTACTCCGGATCGACATCGAGGAGCGTCTCGTAGTCGATCGAGCCGCGGGTGTTGTGGAAGTTCTCGACGTCGGAGTTCGCGAGCGCGTCCTCGACTCCGAGGTCCCGCAGGTGTTTGTAACTCGTCGACTCGTCGATGATGTAGGGGAGGAAGGAGTCGTCCGCGATCTGCGGGTACAGGACCGCGGCCTCAGGTCGGTCGCTCGAGGGAACGACGTTCTCGAGTTCCGACTTGAACTCGTCGTGCAGCGTCTCGAACTCGTCGTAGCGTTCCTGTTCCTGGAAGACTTCGGCGAGTTTCTCGAAGGCCTCGTACATCGTGAGGTAGTCGTAGTCCTGGTGCCACGAGTAGCCCCGAGAGGTGATACTGTTCCCGAAGAACGGCGTCCCCGTCGATTTGATCCGCTCGATGGCGTCGCCGCTCCAGTCGGCCCGTCCCGTGAGGAAGTTCGGATCCATGACGAGTACGTCCACGTTCTCGGCGAGGTTCATGAACTTCTCGGGGCCGAACTCGTCGTCCCAAAGCGTTTCGATATCGTCCGGGTCGACGCTCACGTCGGGAATGTCGACGTAATACCCCGTATGTAACCGCCCCGCGATATAGAGGCCGACCGGCGGCTCCTGACCCAGTGCGATCCCCATGTCGGCCCAATCCGCGGTGCCGGCGGCCCACGTCTGGGGGACCGACTCGAACTCGACGTCGCCGACCGGCGGCATCGATACCGTGTATGCGGTTTCGCCGTCCGAGGATCCGTCGTCTCCGATGCAGCCCGCCATCGCGCTCACACCTGCGAGCGCACCCCCCGTTTGAAGCACATTCCGTCTCGTCCACGTCCGTTCGTTGCTCATCGAATTTTAGGTCAGCCTAAAACAGTAAAAGTGTTCCGGAGCCGCCCGACTGATCGGTGTCAGGTGTCGCCGGTAACGATATCTGCGACCGCCTGCCGGTCGAACAGCTTCTCGCCACCAAACTCGTCGGGATAGACTCCCTGGGCCGCCCGCTCGAGCTGGAACAGGTGGATAATCGGTCCCTGGTAAGTCATGCCGCCGTAGACAACGCGGTCGTTTCGGACCGCCCGGAGTTCGCTCGCAACGCTGTGATCGCGCATGAACGAGACGATCCCCTGCTCGAACTCCGACTCGGTGACCGTTCCCTGTTGTCTGATCGCGATGACGTCGGGATCGATCTCGAGCAACGTCTCGTAGTCGACGGTGCCGCTCGCCGCCTGCGCGTCGCCGACGCCGCTCGCGGCGAGCGCACCGTCGACCCGAAGATCGGTCCAGTGTTTGGACTGGGTATCGTCCTCGATATGGTAGGGATAGAACGCTTCCGGCTCGGCCGAGGCGGGGACGAGGACCGCGACTTCGGGCCGCTCGTCGGGCAGTCGGGACCGAACGTCGGCCAGTACATCGTCGTGGAGCCGTTCGAACGCCTCGTAGCGCTCTCGCTCCTGAAATACCGCCGCCACCTTCTCGAAGGCCTCGTAGAGGGTGTAGCGGGTGTAATCGTGCCAGTCGTAACTGGCCGAGAAAATCGTATTGCCGACGAACGGCGCGACGGTCTCGCTGATCTCGTCGACCTCGTCTTGGCTCCAGCCCAGCCGGTTGATCATGAAGTTCGGATCGATGAGGTGAACGTCGGCCTCGAGCTCGTAGAACACCTCCTTCCCGGTCCCGTCGTCCCAGAGTTCGGTCAGGTCGTCCGGGTCGACCGAGACGCCCGGCAGGTCGTCGTAATAGTGGGTCCCGTACCGGCTCTGCAGGCCGATTCCGACCAGACCGTCACCCTGCCCGAGCGCAACGCCCATATCCGCGTAATCGCCCGTGTACGGGAGCCACCTCTCCGGAACGGAGTCGAACTCGACGGTGCCGACGGGCTCCATCGTGACGGAGTACTCGCCCTCGCCGTCCCCCGACCCCTCCGTGCCGAGACAGCCGGCGGTCGTCCCGAGTCCGGTGATCGCTGCTCCCGTCTTCAGCAGGCGTCGTCTCGTCCGTTTCGAATCGGTCGTCATCGGGTTTTAGGCTGGCCTAAAAGTACAAAAATATTCCGGATGGCGGCGTCAGTCCTGGTTATCCGGGAGCGCGCGCTTCGGCAGCACCTGCAGTTCGGGCTCGTACTCGACGGTGGCCTCGACGCCGAAGACGTCGGCCAGCAGCTGTTCCGTCACGACCTCTTCGGGCGGCCCCCAGTCGTAGAGTTCGCCGTCGCACATCGCGACCAGATAGTCCGCGAACCGGGCCGCCTGCGAGATATCGTGGAGGATGACAGCCACGGTGACGCCCTTCTCCTCGTTGAGCTGTCGGATCGTCTCGAGCACCCGGAACTGGTGGTGAATGTCCAGAAACGTGGTCGGCTCGTCGAGCAACAGGACGTCGGTGTCCTGTGCCAGCACCATGGCGATCCAGGCCAGTTGCTTCTGGCCGCCGCTCAGTTGGCCGAGTTCGGACTCCCGGAGGTGGTCGATCCCCGCCAGTTCGATCGCGCGTTCGACCGCCCGGTGATCCTCCTCGGTGACGCCGTCGAAAAAGCCCCGATGCGGGTAGCGGCCGTGATAGATGAGGTCCTCGACGGGAATCGAGCCGAGCGAGTCGTTCTCCTGCGAGAGGACCCCTATCTCGCGCGCCAGTTCCTTGCGACTGAACGTGTCGAGGTCCTCGCCGTGTATCTGGACGGATCCCGTGTCCGGCTCGAGATGCTTCGAGAGCGCCTTCAGGAGGGTACTCTTCCCGCTGCCGTTGGGGCCGACGAGCGCGGTCACCGCTTCCTCGGGGATGTCGAGGCGCGCGCAGTCGACGATGGTCTCCTCGCTCGTCGGATAGCTGAGCTCGAGGTCGTCGCCGACCAGTGCGCTCTCGACCGCAACGCCGTTGTCGTCGGTGATCCGCTCCTGTTCTCGATCCGCGTTCCGCTGTGTGCGTGACATTATAGCTCACCCATCGATTGCTGTTTCCGCATCAGATAGAGGAAATACGGGCCGCCGATCAGTCCGGTGACGACGCCGACGGGCATCTGGGTCCCGCCCAGCGCGAGCCGCGCACCGACGTCGGCGGAAACCATCAGTGCGGGCCCGGCGAAGAGACACCCGATCATCAGCCGTCGGTAGTCCCCACCGACCGTGTTCCGGACGATGTGGGGGACGACGAGGCCGAAGAAGCTGACGATACCGGCGACGGCGATCGCGGCGCTGGCGGCCAGAATCGCGACGGCCGAGAGGCCAAAGCGGACCCGTTCGACGCGCATCCCGAGCGAGCGAGCGGTGCTCTCACCCAACATGAGGACGTTCAACTGCCGCGCACCGGCGAGCGCGATCGCGATCGCCACGGCCGCCGGCAGGATCGCGATCCGTACTTCTTCCCAGCCGGTGCCCGTGAGCGAACCCGTCAACCAGGCGATCGCCGTCTGGACGACGCCCAGATCGTCCGCGAAGAAGAACAGCCCCTGCTGGAGCGACTGAAAGACCATGTTCACGACGACGCCCGCGAGCACGAGTCGGACGGGGCTCGTCCCGCCCTTCCAGGCGATCGTGTAGACGATCACGAACGCGACCGTCCCGCCCAGCGCGGCGATCAGCGGCAGGAACGGTGAGAGACCGCTGAAGACGACCAGCGTCGCCAGCACGGCGAATCCAGCGCCGGAGCTGACCCCCAGCACGAACGGACTCGCCAGCTCG is a window encoding:
- a CDS encoding ABC transporter substrate-binding protein — protein: MSNERTWTRRNVLQTGGALAGVSAMAGCIGDDGSSDGETAYTVSMPPVGDVEFESVPQTWAAGTADWADMGIALGQEPPVGLYIAGRLHTGYYVDIPDVSVDPDDIETLWDDEFGPEKFMNLAENVDVLVMDPNFLTGRADWSGDAIERIKSTGTPFFGNSITSRGYSWHQDYDYLTMYEAFEKLAEVFQEQERYDEFETLHDEFKSELENVVPSSDRPEAAVLYPQIADDSFLPYIIDESTSYKHLRDLGVEDALANSDVENFHNTRGSIDYETLLDVDPEYILLRTEQYLSEEEFQQNFLEPIQSHNAGQKLTAVQNDNVYKTVPFYQGPIINLVATQRLAEQLYSIDEQLYDPQEVSDIVNGDF
- a CDS encoding ABC transporter substrate-binding protein yields the protein MTTDSKRTRRRLLKTGAAITGLGTTAGCLGTEGSGDGEGEYSVTMEPVGTVEFDSVPERWLPYTGDYADMGVALGQGDGLVGIGLQSRYGTHYYDDLPGVSVDPDDLTELWDDGTGKEVFYELEADVHLIDPNFMINRLGWSQDEVDEISETVAPFVGNTIFSASYDWHDYTRYTLYEAFEKVAAVFQERERYEAFERLHDDVLADVRSRLPDERPEVAVLVPASAEPEAFYPYHIEDDTQSKHWTDLRVDGALAASGVGDAQAASGTVDYETLLEIDPDVIAIRQQGTVTESEFEQGIVSFMRDHSVASELRAVRNDRVVYGGMTYQGPIIHLFQLERAAQGVYPDEFGGEKLFDRQAVADIVTGDT
- a CDS encoding ABC transporter ATP-binding protein, whose amino-acid sequence is MSRTQRNADREQERITDDNGVAVESALVGDDLELSYPTSEETIVDCARLDIPEEAVTALVGPNGSGKSTLLKALSKHLEPDTGSVQIHGEDLDTFSRKELAREIGVLSQENDSLGSIPVEDLIYHGRYPHRGFFDGVTEEDHRAVERAIELAGIDHLRESELGQLSGGQKQLAWIAMVLAQDTDVLLLDEPTTFLDIHHQFRVLETIRQLNEEKGVTVAVILHDISQAARFADYLVAMCDGELYDWGPPEEVVTEQLLADVFGVEATVEYEPELQVLPKRALPDNQD
- a CDS encoding iron ABC transporter permease, with product MAEAQSVEGHRSAREREGWVTGMLILFCLASTVVTVVAGLVQVSFGEYSMTFLEAWQAVFNPSVIFNLHAWSAFLFGTDLPEMSTASIVVWTLRMPRVFVAIIAGATLAISGAIFQAVTRNELASPFVLGVSSGAGFAVLATLVVFSGLSPFLPLIAALGGTVAFVIVYTIAWKGGTSPVRLVLAGVVVNMVFQSLQQGLFFFADDLGVVQTAIAWLTGSLTGTGWEEVRIAILPAAVAIAIALAGARQLNVLMLGESTARSLGMRVERVRFGLSAVAILAASAAIAVAGIVSFFGLVVPHIVRNTVGGDYRRLMIGCLFAGPALMVSADVGARLALGGTQMPVGVVTGLIGGPYFLYLMRKQQSMGEL